In one window of Posidoniimonas corsicana DNA:
- a CDS encoding glycosyltransferase family 4 protein, whose translation MNRKSEAISPGSTVRATIVQPALAKYRIPVFRELASRAGIDLHVVYGETPGLNNVDPDGFRATPAKLRVRWLMGSKALYFPAQFWSANRRECDVLVLTWTPRYVLLLPSILRAHWGGIGVVLWGHGLSKSDRPFWRWCRDLLARRADCLLFYDQDTAQGYLDEGWPASRIGVAANAIDHTAIDAAREHWLSSPDRLAEFRRSHGLEGQRVLLFVSRLLPENRVDLLLEAAARVAERDPALRVVIIGAGDAQREALRRRARELGVERMTIFQDGLYNEEELAPWFLCADVFCYPENIGLSILHALWYGLPVVTSDRRECHNPEIAYLDEGVNGVCYRHGDAESLADTLAGLIDDRDRLAALSDGARRSVEGRVTVEKMVDGLEQTIRQAGNRRSKSK comes from the coding sequence GTGAATCGAAAAAGTGAGGCGATCAGCCCGGGTTCGACGGTTCGCGCCACGATCGTGCAACCCGCACTAGCCAAGTACCGGATCCCGGTCTTCCGCGAGCTAGCGTCGCGGGCTGGCATCGATCTGCACGTCGTCTATGGCGAGACCCCCGGCCTGAACAACGTCGATCCCGATGGCTTCCGCGCGACCCCCGCAAAGCTGAGGGTCCGCTGGCTGATGGGTTCCAAGGCGCTCTACTTCCCCGCCCAGTTCTGGTCGGCCAACAGGCGTGAGTGCGACGTGCTCGTGCTTACCTGGACGCCCCGCTATGTGTTGCTGCTGCCCAGCATCCTCAGGGCGCACTGGGGCGGGATCGGCGTTGTGCTGTGGGGGCACGGGCTGTCGAAGTCGGACCGGCCGTTCTGGCGATGGTGCCGCGACCTTCTGGCACGTCGGGCGGACTGCCTGCTCTTTTACGATCAGGATACCGCCCAGGGCTACCTGGACGAGGGGTGGCCTGCCAGCCGTATCGGCGTCGCAGCGAACGCGATCGACCACACAGCAATTGACGCCGCCCGGGAGCACTGGTTGTCCTCGCCGGACCGGCTCGCCGAGTTCCGCCGATCGCACGGGTTGGAGGGGCAGCGGGTGTTGCTGTTCGTCTCGCGGCTGCTTCCGGAAAACAGGGTGGACCTACTCCTCGAGGCCGCTGCCCGTGTCGCGGAGCGGGACCCCGCCCTGCGAGTCGTCATAATCGGCGCCGGCGACGCCCAACGCGAGGCGCTGCGGCGGCGGGCCCGTGAGTTGGGTGTCGAACGCATGACAATCTTTCAGGATGGGCTATACAATGAGGAAGAGCTTGCGCCCTGGTTCCTGTGTGCGGACGTGTTCTGCTACCCAGAGAACATCGGTCTGAGCATTCTTCACGCCCTTTGGTACGGGCTGCCGGTCGTTACTAGCGATCGGCGAGAGTGTCACAACCCCGAGATCGCCTACCTGGACGAGGGGGTTAACGGGGTGTGCTACCGACACGGCGACGCCGAGTCGCTGGCGGACACGCTCGCTGGCTTGATCGACGATCGCGACCGGCTCGCGGCCCTGTCGGACGGCGCCCGCAGGAGCGTCGAAGGACGGGTGACCGTGGAGAAGATGGTGGACGGGCTCGAGCAGACCATCCGCCAGGCCGGCAACCGCCGCAGCAAATCCAAATAG
- a CDS encoding glycosyltransferase family 4 protein, translated as MTLCTRLIADRLGVQGNVRELNLSDGSPKITFSFRVAKLFRTFGALLRLLMGASRGGALYMSVNARRAMWYNIAAAAAARLWGSRVAAHHHIYAYITRKDWRVRVLDRVMGASGVHVVLCDDMRDNLDRLYGCRAGFLQLPSTVMMTRQDSGPQHAAESPYEGQREFRVGHLANLSYDKGIDYVFEMFDQLRSAHRDVRLVLAGPVMDAEARRRIDGAQRDYPDQIDYRGPVYGEDKERFFRDIDVLLLPSRFDAQPVVISEAFERGKPVIALGWSCIPGLIGPNDRWTVCPKGDYVKQSNEVIGGWISAPNSYPADARRALDRAAELRQDAEQSLHEFCTWVFPEAAPV; from the coding sequence ATGACTCTCTGTACCCGGCTGATAGCCGACCGCCTCGGTGTGCAAGGAAACGTCCGCGAGCTCAACCTGTCGGACGGCTCCCCGAAGATCACCTTCAGCTTCCGGGTGGCGAAGCTGTTCCGCACGTTTGGCGCGCTCCTGCGTCTGCTCATGGGCGCGTCGCGTGGCGGGGCGCTCTACATGTCGGTCAATGCCCGGCGGGCGATGTGGTACAACATCGCCGCCGCGGCAGCCGCCAGGCTGTGGGGCAGCCGCGTGGCGGCGCACCACCACATCTACGCCTACATTACCCGCAAAGACTGGCGGGTAAGAGTGCTTGACCGGGTCATGGGGGCCAGCGGCGTGCACGTTGTGTTGTGCGACGACATGCGTGACAACCTGGATCGGCTGTACGGATGCCGGGCCGGTTTCCTCCAACTCCCCAGCACGGTCATGATGACACGCCAGGACTCTGGCCCGCAGCACGCGGCTGAATCACCCTACGAGGGGCAGCGGGAGTTCCGCGTCGGTCACCTTGCGAACCTCAGCTACGACAAGGGCATCGACTACGTCTTCGAGATGTTCGATCAGCTCCGGTCCGCCCACCGCGACGTCAGGCTGGTCCTGGCCGGGCCAGTGATGGACGCCGAAGCCCGGCGCCGGATCGACGGTGCGCAGCGGGACTACCCGGACCAGATCGATTACCGCGGGCCCGTCTACGGCGAAGACAAAGAGCGTTTTTTCCGCGATATCGATGTGCTGCTGCTCCCCTCCCGGTTCGACGCCCAGCCGGTCGTCATTAGCGAGGCGTTCGAACGCGGCAAGCCGGTGATCGCGCTCGGCTGGTCGTGCATCCCAGGGTTGATTGGGCCCAACGACCGCTGGACCGTCTGCCCCAAAGGGGACTACGTCAAGCAGTCGAACGAAGTAATCGGCGGCTGGATCTCTGCGCCGAACAGCTACCCGGCCGACGCGCGGCGGGCTCTGGATCGCGCCGCGGAGCTCCGCCAGGACGCCGAACAGTCGTTGCACGAGTTCTGCACCTGGGTGTTCCCAGAGGCCGCCCCGGTTTAG
- a CDS encoding sulfotransferase domain-containing protein: MLQNALHHKNPFVRKASMKLLGGVKRALPRANEGDLAELPPAIANSFPKSGTHLLDQIVGALPGRVNYGEFLSSMTSSLTFRRRADADVAATLARSRPGEIVRAHLFYGDQTAAALRGVNAAHFFIYRDPRDVVVSEAHYLRTMNRWHRLHKVFKQTATVEDAVRLAITGLAGRDDYFYPDIGERFRLYTPWIGNPRCCAVRFEDLTGENAESEISRMAGFYAEFAADQIDTAELAQAMKAAIAPEKSHTFRSGKRGGWREALTPELRRLFEETTNGLLVELGYEPNRNWADQA, encoded by the coding sequence ATGCTGCAGAACGCACTCCACCACAAGAACCCGTTCGTCCGCAAGGCTTCGATGAAGCTGTTGGGGGGCGTCAAGCGTGCTCTGCCGCGCGCCAACGAGGGCGACCTGGCCGAGCTGCCGCCCGCGATAGCCAACTCGTTCCCTAAGAGCGGCACCCACCTGCTCGACCAGATCGTTGGCGCGCTTCCCGGCCGCGTCAACTACGGCGAGTTTCTGTCGTCGATGACCAGCTCGCTGACGTTCCGCCGCCGCGCGGACGCGGATGTCGCCGCAACCCTTGCACGCAGCCGCCCGGGCGAGATTGTCCGCGCGCACCTGTTTTATGGCGACCAGACGGCCGCCGCGCTACGCGGCGTGAACGCGGCCCACTTCTTTATCTACCGCGATCCGCGCGACGTGGTGGTTTCCGAGGCCCACTACCTGCGGACCATGAACCGTTGGCACCGGCTGCACAAGGTCTTCAAACAGACGGCCACGGTTGAAGACGCGGTCCGGTTGGCGATCACTGGCCTGGCCGGTCGGGACGACTACTTCTACCCGGACATCGGTGAACGTTTCCGACTCTACACCCCGTGGATCGGCAACCCGCGCTGTTGCGCGGTCCGCTTCGAAGACCTCACCGGCGAGAATGCCGAGAGTGAGATCAGCCGCATGGCAGGCTTCTACGCGGAGTTCGCCGCGGACCAGATCGACACGGCTGAGCTGGCCCAAGCAATGAAGGCCGCAATCGCTCCGGAGAAATCGCACACGTTCCGGAGCGGGAAGCGGGGCGGCTGGCGCGAAGCTCTTACGCCCGAGTTGCGCCGGCTGTTTGAAGAGACCACCAACGGCCTGCTCGTCGAGCTGGGCTACGAACCCAACCGCAACTGGGCCGATCAGGCCTAG